One genomic window of Mucilaginibacter sp. SJ includes the following:
- a CDS encoding TerD family protein: MAINLQKGQKIDIGLSKMTVGLGWNPNEGTGYDFDLDVSAIMIDANRLVPQDEFFVFYNNVDSPEQSVHHTGDDPTGGNSDGGDDESITVDLTKVDARIQEILFVVTIHEAQARRQNFGQVRDSYIRILDNQTGAEVCKYELGEDFSIETAIEFGRLYKRNGAWKFEASGVGYKEDLAFFLSKYFKGQIIK, from the coding sequence ATGGCTATTAACTTACAAAAAGGGCAGAAAATTGATATCGGCCTTTCAAAAATGACAGTTGGCTTGGGCTGGAACCCAAACGAAGGCACAGGTTATGACTTCGACCTTGACGTATCGGCTATCATGATCGATGCTAACCGACTGGTACCCCAGGATGAATTTTTTGTATTCTATAATAATGTCGACTCGCCCGAGCAATCTGTACATCATACCGGCGATGACCCAACAGGCGGCAACAGCGATGGCGGCGATGATGAATCGATCACTGTTGACCTGACTAAAGTAGATGCCCGCATCCAGGAGATCCTGTTTGTGGTAACTATTCACGAAGCACAGGCACGTCGCCAGAATTTTGGACAGGTGCGTGACTCGTACATCCGCATACTTGATAATCAAACAGGCGCTGAAGTTTGTAAATACGAACTGGGCGAGGATTTTTCTATCGAAACAGCTATTGAGTTTGGCCGGCTTTATAAACGCAATGGTGCCTGGAAGTTTGAAGCATCGGGCGTAGGCTATAAAGAAGACCTGGCCTTCTTTTTAAGTAAATATTTCAAAGGACAAATAATCAAATAA
- a CDS encoding TerD family protein: MAINLVKGQTIDLRKNDKGESFDLSSVTIGLGWDVRKTHGGGFLGKLFGGAEEAEYDLDAIAFLLDKNGKVANRGYAKQTANGRTINMFEGDVIYFNSMRHPSGHIWLTGDNRTGAGEGDDEQIIVKLDSLDPKYDRILFLVAIYQGRKNNQHFGMVENAFIRAVDSHGKEIAKFSLSGDSTYNGMCSMTFAEVYRKDGTWKFRAIGEPHSTDSLSELLRNY; this comes from the coding sequence ATGGCTATAAATTTGGTAAAGGGTCAAACAATTGACCTGCGTAAAAATGATAAAGGCGAAAGTTTTGACTTGTCGTCGGTAACTATAGGTTTAGGCTGGGATGTTAGGAAAACCCACGGTGGCGGCTTTTTGGGCAAGCTGTTTGGCGGTGCCGAAGAAGCTGAATATGACTTGGATGCAATAGCGTTTTTGTTAGATAAAAACGGCAAAGTGGCCAATCGTGGCTATGCCAAACAAACCGCTAATGGGCGTACTATCAATATGTTCGAGGGAGATGTGATTTACTTTAACTCGATGCGCCACCCGTCGGGGCACATCTGGCTTACCGGCGATAACCGCACCGGGGCCGGCGAGGGCGATGACGAGCAAATCATCGTAAAGCTTGATTCGCTCGATCCGAAATATGACCGCATCCTTTTCCTGGTAGCCATTTATCAGGGCCGTAAAAACAATCAACACTTTGGCATGGTGGAGAATGCTTTCATCCGCGCGGTTGACAGCCATGGTAAAGAGATCGCTAAGTTCAGTCTTTCCGGCGATTCAACCTATAACGGTATGTGTTCGATGACCTTTGCGGAAGTATACCGCAAAGACGGCACCTGGAAATTCCGTGCCATCGGCGAGCCGCATAGTACTGATAGTCTTTCGGAATTGCTTCGAAACTATTAA
- a CDS encoding HAD family hydrolase yields MYQHYSFDLWLTLIKSNPYFKIERTKIFHRDFNPGGKSIDDVARAFRQVDLMCNAVNERTGKNIDADEMYLMVISTINDNQYPLADVNIDKLYADMETLLFYYLPVLYSPVTIEVLQHLKQKGDCSLSILSNTGFIKGQTLRKVMVKLGLDTFFNFQIYSDEEGMSKPNGDLFKLMVQKVKECNKPKQIDRSGIIHIGDNPAADIAGAKDAGLDSLLINSNNLSILTLLSL; encoded by the coding sequence ATGTACCAGCACTATTCATTTGATCTGTGGCTCACGCTGATCAAGTCAAACCCGTACTTTAAGATAGAACGCACTAAAATCTTTCACCGGGATTTTAATCCCGGCGGTAAAAGCATCGACGATGTGGCAAGGGCTTTCAGGCAGGTTGACCTCATGTGCAATGCCGTGAACGAACGTACTGGTAAAAACATTGACGCGGATGAAATGTACCTGATGGTGATCAGCACAATCAATGACAACCAGTATCCGCTTGCCGATGTTAATATCGATAAGCTGTATGCCGACATGGAAACCCTGCTGTTTTACTATCTGCCAGTGCTTTACTCACCTGTAACAATTGAGGTGCTGCAGCATCTAAAACAAAAAGGTGATTGCTCATTGAGTATTTTAAGTAATACAGGCTTTATAAAAGGACAAACGCTCCGCAAGGTAATGGTTAAATTGGGGTTGGATACGTTCTTTAACTTTCAGATCTATTCGGACGAGGAGGGGATGTCGAAACCAAACGGGGATTTATTTAAGCTGATGGTGCAAAAAGTTAAAGAGTGTAATAAACCAAAGCAGATAGACCGATCAGGTATCATACATATAGGCGATAACCCGGCGGCAGATATAGCGGGGGCTAAAGATGCAGGCCTTGATAGCCTGCTCATCAATTCAAACAACTTATCCATTTTAACCTTATTAAGTTTATGA
- a CDS encoding phosphoribosyltransferase family protein, translating to MKATYSLHHINSATHFGFDADDYSRFKFGDGEVSRYFGTDLADGFISEILTKQPIEKQIVVISSPYSFIPTATFAMKNHFVCRLNRWLAHHGYPVVQETKVHRTITYKEDYGELDAEQRINLIGNDSFHIDKDFLKDKTLLFLDDIKITGSHERMIMKMVNEYGLQNDIYMLYFAELVNKNIHPNIENYLNYHHVKNIYHLNDIIKGTNFCINTRIVKYILNYDHESFCIFIQDQGSNFINLLYDMALGNGYHTIEAYTPNLNFIKQNLLINNNKLIQHGN from the coding sequence ATGAAAGCTACCTACTCATTACATCATATAAACAGCGCAACACATTTTGGTTTCGATGCCGATGATTACAGTCGCTTTAAATTTGGCGATGGCGAGGTATCCCGCTACTTCGGCACCGATCTGGCCGATGGCTTTATCAGCGAAATCTTAACTAAACAGCCAATAGAAAAACAGATCGTAGTTATATCAAGCCCATACTCATTTATTCCGACGGCTACTTTTGCAATGAAAAACCACTTTGTGTGCAGGCTTAACCGCTGGCTGGCCCATCATGGTTACCCGGTTGTACAGGAAACGAAGGTTCATCGCACCATAACTTATAAGGAAGATTATGGCGAGCTGGACGCCGAGCAAAGGATTAATTTAATAGGTAACGATTCGTTTCATATTGATAAGGATTTTCTTAAAGACAAAACCCTGCTTTTTTTAGATGACATCAAGATCACTGGCAGTCATGAGCGTATGATCATGAAAATGGTAAATGAATACGGTTTACAGAACGATATTTACATGCTGTACTTTGCCGAACTGGTGAACAAAAACATCCACCCCAATATTGAGAATTATCTTAACTATCATCATGTTAAAAACATTTACCATTTAAATGATATCATTAAGGGCACTAATTTTTGCATCAACACCCGCATAGTAAAATATATTTTAAATTACGATCACGAAAGTTTTTGCATCTTTATACAAGATCAAGGCAGCAATTTCATAAACTTGCTGTATGATATGGCTTTGGGTAATGGGTATCATACCATTGAAGCCTATACACCTAACTTAAACTTTATTAAACAGAACCTATTAATAAACAATAATAAACTAATTCAGCATGGCAATTAA
- a CDS encoding TerD family protein has translation MAINLQKGQRETIGAPKFTIGLGWDTNSSSTGSAFDLDASVFIMGDNKKILADEFFVFYNNSKSPDGAVEHTGDNLTGAGDGDDEQIIVDLSKIDPRATEICIVVTIHEAESRRQNFGQVRNSFVRIFDSATNVDILKYELEEDFSIETAVEFGRIYKKDNNWKFEAVGAGMKGGLQDYLNKYN, from the coding sequence ATGGCAATTAACTTGCAAAAAGGCCAAAGGGAAACCATTGGTGCCCCCAAATTTACTATAGGCCTTGGTTGGGATACAAACAGCTCATCAACAGGCTCGGCCTTTGACCTGGACGCTTCGGTGTTCATCATGGGCGATAACAAGAAAATACTGGCCGACGAATTTTTCGTTTTCTATAATAACTCAAAATCTCCGGATGGCGCTGTTGAGCATACTGGCGATAACCTGACCGGTGCCGGCGATGGTGATGATGAGCAGATCATTGTCGATCTTTCAAAGATCGATCCGCGCGCTACTGAGATCTGCATTGTGGTAACCATTCATGAGGCCGAAAGCCGCCGCCAAAACTTTGGTCAGGTACGCAACTCTTTTGTCCGCATTTTTGACTCGGCTACTAACGTCGATATTTTGAAATACGAACTGGAAGAAGATTTTTCGATAGAAACCGCGGTTGAATTTGGCCGTATCTACAAAAAAGATAACAACTGGAAATTTGAAGCTGTGGGTGCCGGTATGAAGGGCGGCTTACAGGATTATTTAAACAAATACAACTAA
- a CDS encoding TerD family protein, producing MAINLQKGQRISLEKSNGSKLQNVCVGINWGAIERKGLFGFGTTKEAVDLDASCILYDESKRLVDVIYFGNLRSKDHAVRHSGDDLTGDMAGNDGLDNEVITVDFATLSPTISYVAFVLNSFRGQDFGTIPFASIRIYEGTPTRVNEIFATYDIAHSKDFAGHVSMVMGVFYKKNGEWKFNAIGEPTRDRKLEETVKTVTATYL from the coding sequence ATGGCTATCAATCTTCAAAAAGGGCAGCGGATCAGCCTGGAAAAAAGTAACGGCAGCAAATTGCAAAATGTATGTGTTGGGATAAACTGGGGCGCGATAGAAAGAAAAGGCCTGTTTGGCTTTGGCACTACCAAAGAGGCCGTTGACCTTGATGCCAGCTGCATTTTATATGATGAAAGCAAACGTTTGGTTGATGTAATCTACTTCGGCAACCTGCGTTCAAAAGACCACGCTGTAAGGCACAGCGGTGATGACCTAACCGGCGATATGGCCGGCAACGACGGCCTGGACAATGAAGTGATCACCGTTGATTTTGCTACGCTGAGCCCAACCATAAGCTATGTAGCCTTTGTGTTAAACAGCTTCCGCGGTCAGGATTTTGGCACCATCCCGTTTGCCTCTATCCGTATTTATGAAGGTACGCCAACCCGTGTTAACGAAATCTTCGCTACTTATGATATTGCGCACAGCAAGGATTTTGCAGGCCATGTATCCATGGTGATGGGCGTATTTTACAAAAAGAATGGCGAGTGGAAATTTAATGCCATTGGCGAACCAACCCGCGACCGTAAATTGGAAGAAACGGTGAAAACTGTAACCGCAACTTACTTGTAA
- a CDS encoding toxic anion resistance protein, producing the protein MESAPNNDELNLNIPPLITPTNLDLPAAAAPTGNVPMKVDKQGNVNLDAIPNQDLQKYGEMGKDINPADVNSILNYGVEVQNSMEKYSNNFLTSVRTYNSGEVGGLINELLTELNYIDVDELNQNAFTSFISHIPFMKKLVVDTKKLFQKYDTVVNNIDKITNKIKAGRVNSLKDNSSLQTMFDSNVTYIKQMEDLIIAGQLKYNELNEKLAVMDGNPTAYQDYEIADLRDFVNRLDKRLADLKVVRFIMLQSLAQIRVVQNNNTTIAEKAQSIVSTTIPVWKNQLTIAVALNRQKENVEMQKKISDTTNTILQKNAEMLKQNSIDVARENEKTVVSLDTLKKTTSSLIETLTEVKRIHDEGTANRRTLNTELQNLETELKKTVTSVS; encoded by the coding sequence ATGGAAAGTGCACCAAACAATGATGAACTAAATCTGAATATACCACCGCTGATCACTCCAACCAATCTGGATCTTCCGGCGGCAGCCGCACCAACCGGCAATGTGCCTATGAAGGTGGATAAACAAGGTAATGTCAACCTTGACGCTATACCAAACCAGGACCTCCAAAAATATGGCGAGATGGGTAAGGATATTAATCCGGCGGATGTTAACTCGATACTGAATTATGGGGTTGAGGTGCAAAACTCCATGGAGAAATACAGCAACAACTTTCTTACTTCAGTACGCACCTATAACTCTGGCGAGGTAGGCGGGCTTATTAATGAATTACTTACCGAGCTCAATTACATTGACGTTGATGAGCTTAACCAAAACGCGTTCACCTCATTTATATCACATATCCCCTTCATGAAAAAGCTGGTGGTTGATACCAAAAAGCTTTTCCAGAAATACGATACCGTGGTTAATAACATCGATAAGATCACCAATAAGATCAAGGCAGGCCGCGTTAATTCATTAAAGGATAACAGCTCGCTGCAAACCATGTTTGACAGCAACGTTACTTATATCAAGCAAATGGAAGACCTGATCATTGCCGGGCAGCTCAAATACAATGAGCTTAACGAAAAGCTGGCTGTGATGGACGGCAACCCAACAGCTTATCAGGATTATGAAATTGCCGATCTGCGCGATTTTGTGAACCGTTTGGATAAACGCCTTGCCGACCTGAAGGTAGTTCGTTTTATCATGCTGCAGTCGCTGGCGCAGATCCGCGTGGTACAGAATAACAATACCACCATTGCCGAAAAGGCGCAATCTATTGTATCAACCACAATCCCGGTTTGGAAAAACCAGCTCACCATAGCTGTTGCCCTCAACCGTCAGAAAGAGAATGTGGAGATGCAGAAAAAGATCTCGGATACCACCAATACCATTTTACAAAAGAATGCCGAAATGCTGAAACAAAACAGTATTGATGTAGCCCGCGAAAATGAAAAAACGGTAGTATCGTTAGATACACTGAAAAAGACCACTTCATCTCTTATTGAAACCCTTACTGAGGTAAAACGGATCCACGATGAAGGCACGGCCAATCGCCGCACGTTAAATACCGAGCTTCAAAACCTGGAAACAGAACTGAAGAAAACGGTAACGAGTGTGAGTTAA
- a CDS encoding DUF2306 domain-containing protein, which yields MMNRSYALAFGAVTLRFYIWLFTVLGNGVNFHNNYLIIAFLSWVPNLILVEVINRYGRRPVVIG from the coding sequence ATGATGAACCGGAGCTATGCCCTCGCCTTCGGCGCGGTTACTCTGCGTTTTTATATCTGGCTATTTACCGTTTTGGGTAATGGCGTAAACTTTCATAACAATTACCTCATCATTGCCTTTTTAAGCTGGGTACCTAATCTGATTTTGGTCGAGGTTATAAACAGGTATGGGAGGAGACCAGTTGTGATTGGGTGA
- a CDS encoding peroxiredoxin → MLTIGQKFPEFSKTAVVSLEKGKEFETLTSEYLTNDDNVWTVMFWWPKDFTFVCPTEIAEFNKNFGEFRDRETRLIGASTDSEFVHAAWRRDHDDLRDLKFPMLADTSKSLAEDLGILEPTEKIAYRATFIIDPQGIIRWVSVNDLSVGRNVKEVLRVLDGLQTDELCPCNWEKGQETLTV, encoded by the coding sequence ATGTTAACGATAGGACAAAAATTCCCCGAATTTTCTAAAACAGCGGTAGTAAGCCTTGAAAAAGGTAAAGAGTTTGAAACCCTTACTTCTGAGTATTTAACCAACGATGATAACGTTTGGACTGTAATGTTCTGGTGGCCAAAAGACTTTACTTTTGTTTGCCCTACTGAAATTGCTGAATTCAACAAAAACTTTGGCGAATTCCGCGACCGCGAAACCCGTTTGATCGGTGCTTCTACAGATTCTGAATTCGTTCACGCTGCCTGGAGAAGAGATCATGACGATCTGCGCGATTTGAAATTCCCTATGCTTGCTGATACGTCAAAATCATTAGCTGAAGACCTTGGTATTTTAGAGCCAACCGAAAAAATTGCTTACCGTGCTACTTTCATCATCGACCCTCAAGGTATCATCCGCTGGGTATCAGTTAACGACCTGAGCGTTGGCCGTAATGTGAAAGAAGTATTACGCGTACTTGACGGTTTACAAACTGACGAACTTTGCCCTTGCAACTGGGAAAAAGGTCAGGAAACTTTAACTGTATAA
- a CDS encoding carboxymuconolactone decarboxylase family protein, protein MNESTEVIQEILESIGLDKNYRTASLSLLETGESRYLRDLKLNFVSTLTSAHLSNKECALLGLATAVNNNNLPLTNFFTKYAKESDATDAEIGEAVGCASLLASNNVFYRFRHFTQKEKYTQIPARIRMQLMVKPVTGKEFFELASLAVSAINGCEMCVNAHEDSLIKLGTTEERIFDAVRIASLITATGKVIF, encoded by the coding sequence ATGAACGAAAGTACCGAAGTGATCCAGGAGATACTTGAAAGTATCGGATTAGATAAAAATTACCGCACAGCCAGCCTGAGCCTTTTAGAAACCGGCGAATCACGCTACCTGCGCGATCTTAAACTAAATTTTGTCAGCACCCTTACCTCAGCACATTTAAGCAATAAGGAATGCGCCCTGCTTGGTTTGGCTACTGCAGTAAACAACAATAATCTGCCGCTTACCAACTTCTTTACCAAATACGCTAAAGAAAGTGACGCTACCGATGCTGAAATTGGCGAAGCTGTTGGCTGTGCTTCATTACTGGCATCAAACAATGTGTTTTACCGTTTCAGGCATTTTACTCAAAAAGAAAAGTACACCCAGATCCCTGCCCGTATCCGCATGCAGTTAATGGTGAAACCTGTTACCGGTAAAGAGTTTTTTGAACTGGCCAGTTTAGCAGTATCAGCAATTAATGGCTGCGAGATGTGCGTGAATGCACATGAGGATTCGCTTATAAAATTAGGCACCACCGAGGAGCGTATTTTTGATGCAGTGCGTATAGCATCATTGATCACCGCTACAGGTAAAGTTATATTTTAA
- a CDS encoding DHA2 family efflux MFS transporter permease subunit: protein MAETGFKKWIITITVITASLLELIDTTIVNVALPHIQGNLGATLEDVAWVVTGYAVANVIILPMSGWLGGRFGRKNYFMASIIVFTIVSFLCGNAHSMDELVLFRIIQGIAGGGLISTAQAILLETWPREQIGTATALFGLGAVVGPTVGPTIGGWIVENYSWPWIFYVNIPVGALAAFCTYTFVRETPKDAKGKPVDWWGIILLAIAVGSLQTVLEKGESEDWFAKPYILILTISAVLGTILFIWREMSTEHPIVNFSILRHRSFAVGMFTSFILGFGLYGSVFVFPVFCQNLLGFNAQQTGELLFPGGLCTIVMMPFIGKMLNKGIPAQFMATAGMFLFYVFTHMLSSSTLATGEKDVLVPLLIRGVGMALLFVPLTTLAMADLKGPELGQGSGLNNMMRQLGGSFGIATLTTIIHIRQGVHRNNLLVNINPYNNPFNDRLHMLTQGFMAKGKSMIDATHMAYQAIEGMVTRQTLLLTYDDAYWISGLVMLFSIPLLYLQPFKKLKAVADSH, encoded by the coding sequence ATGGCTGAAACTGGCTTTAAAAAGTGGATCATCACCATTACGGTGATCACAGCTTCATTACTGGAGCTGATTGATACCACTATCGTTAACGTAGCGTTGCCTCACATACAAGGTAACCTTGGCGCAACCCTTGAGGATGTGGCCTGGGTAGTTACCGGGTATGCGGTAGCAAACGTGATCATATTGCCCATGTCGGGTTGGCTGGGCGGCCGTTTTGGGCGTAAAAATTATTTCATGGCATCTATCATAGTGTTTACCATCGTATCATTTTTATGTGGTAACGCGCACAGTATGGATGAGCTGGTATTATTCAGGATTATTCAGGGTATTGCCGGCGGTGGTTTGATTTCGACAGCCCAGGCCATATTACTTGAAACCTGGCCTCGTGAGCAGATAGGTACTGCAACCGCGCTATTTGGTTTGGGAGCCGTAGTAGGTCCAACTGTGGGCCCAACCATTGGTGGCTGGATAGTTGAAAATTACTCATGGCCATGGATCTTTTATGTAAACATCCCGGTAGGAGCGCTGGCTGCGTTTTGTACCTACACCTTTGTGCGGGAAACACCTAAGGATGCCAAAGGCAAACCTGTTGACTGGTGGGGTATTATCCTGCTGGCCATTGCCGTGGGCAGTTTACAAACGGTACTTGAAAAAGGCGAAAGCGAGGACTGGTTTGCTAAACCGTATATCCTGATACTAACCATATCGGCTGTATTAGGCACCATATTGTTTATCTGGCGCGAGATGAGTACCGAGCACCCGATTGTAAATTTCAGCATCCTGCGGCACCGAAGTTTTGCTGTGGGGATGTTCACATCCTTTATACTCGGGTTTGGTTTGTATGGATCGGTGTTCGTATTCCCGGTATTTTGTCAAAACCTGCTTGGCTTTAACGCCCAGCAAACCGGTGAGCTGTTGTTCCCCGGTGGTTTGTGTACCATTGTGATGATGCCATTCATAGGTAAGATGCTCAATAAAGGCATACCGGCCCAGTTTATGGCTACAGCAGGGATGTTTTTGTTTTATGTATTTACACATATGCTGAGCAGCTCAACATTGGCTACCGGCGAAAAAGACGTGTTAGTGCCCTTGTTAATCCGTGGGGTGGGCATGGCTTTATTGTTCGTACCGCTTACGACACTGGCTATGGCCGATCTGAAGGGCCCTGAACTGGGCCAGGGATCGGGCTTGAACAATATGATGCGCCAGTTGGGCGGTTCGTTCGGGATTGCTACGCTTACTACCATTATTCATATACGTCAGGGCGTGCACCGCAATAACCTGCTGGTGAATATCAATCCGTATAACAATCCGTTTAATGACCGTTTGCATATGCTAACCCAGGGATTTATGGCCAAAGGCAAATCAATGATTGACGCTACCCATATGGCATACCAGGCTATTGAAGGGATGGTTACCAGGCAAACATTGTTGTTAACGTATGATGATGCTTATTGGATATCGGGACTGGTGATGTTATTTTCGATACCGTTGCTTTACCTGCAGCCGTTCAAAAAGCTGAAAGCTGTTGCGGATTCGCACTAA
- a CDS encoding HlyD family secretion protein produces the protein MAKEQETPEQPKKKNKVIPIILGIVLIGGVIFGIKEYIYFSKHIDTDDAQIDGDISPVVARVGGYVDSIYFEENTHVNVGQPLVKIDDRDYKVKLEQAQAAQVGASAGINVNQSQIFANEANSASAKAQVSSNLAHLEKVQKDYDRYANLVKDGSVTQQQFDQAKADLDVAKANYRASQDQYKAAVQQIGTTRSQLAVTHTGVSQRQVDIDYAKLQLSYTLVKSPASGLASKKNVQLGQLVQAGQTLFSIVNDNSLYITANYKETQLTNIKNGLKVEIEVDAYPDMKLEGQVYNFSPATGAKFSLLPPDNATGNFVKVVQRVPVKIKINGTKEELAKLRPGMSVNVSVIKE, from the coding sequence ATGGCAAAGGAACAAGAAACACCGGAACAACCGAAAAAGAAAAACAAAGTTATCCCCATCATATTAGGCATTGTACTTATTGGCGGCGTAATTTTCGGTATAAAAGAATACATCTATTTCAGCAAGCACATCGATACTGACGACGCCCAGATTGACGGCGATATTAGCCCTGTAGTTGCCCGCGTTGGCGGATATGTTGATTCAATTTATTTTGAAGAAAACACCCATGTAAACGTAGGTCAGCCGCTGGTTAAAATTGATGACCGCGATTATAAGGTAAAATTAGAGCAGGCTCAGGCGGCACAAGTTGGCGCAAGCGCAGGCATTAATGTAAATCAATCGCAAATTTTCGCTAACGAAGCAAACTCTGCAAGTGCAAAAGCCCAGGTTTCATCAAACCTGGCCCATTTAGAAAAAGTACAGAAAGATTACGACCGTTACGCCAACCTGGTAAAAGACGGGTCGGTAACCCAGCAACAATTTGACCAGGCTAAGGCCGATTTGGATGTTGCAAAAGCTAATTACAGGGCATCGCAGGATCAGTACAAAGCTGCTGTTCAGCAAATTGGTACAACCCGCAGCCAGTTAGCGGTTACCCACACAGGTGTATCGCAAAGGCAGGTTGATATTGATTATGCAAAGCTGCAATTGAGCTACACGCTGGTAAAATCTCCGGCAAGTGGCTTAGCCTCTAAAAAGAATGTACAGTTAGGTCAGCTGGTACAGGCTGGTCAAACTTTGTTTTCAATTGTGAATGATAACAGCCTTTACATTACCGCTAACTACAAAGAAACTCAGCTTACCAATATCAAAAACGGTTTAAAAGTTGAAATTGAAGTTGACGCTTATCCAGACATGAAGCTGGAAGGCCAGGTTTACAATTTTTCGCCTGCAACAGGTGCTAAATTCTCCCTATTGCCACCGGATAATGCTACCGGTAACTTCGTAAAAGTTGTACAGCGTGTGCCTGTGAAAATCAAAATTAACGGCACCAAAGAGGAGCTTGCAAAATTACGCCCTGGTATGAGCGTAAACGTATCTGTAATTAAAGAATAA
- a CDS encoding TolC family protein, which translates to MTTQNNKTNHLKLLKQVLRPVFRGSIALIVLSLPFAVNAQDRTITLDEAIKLGLENSKTLKLSNSKVEQAVSEYNQAKDEALPTGKVSYGYNHAEIPANRLALGSESFNLPNRADAYLGILTLNQTIFAGGKLKYARQSTDLLTQVARLDVENDKDQITYDIISSYYNLYKVLQSKKVVAQNLTTVDAQIKQAQRFFEQGLVTKNDVLRFQLQRSNIEVNGVDLETNRRIINYNLNVLLGLPEGTQLNIDQINEADRQVAPLAAYLDTAMAVRPEFKQFALRSRVAETNIKSIKANELPTLGASVAGYYVDVSSNPIPKSGNFITPLSAGLTLSWNFGSLWTNKNKVKEAQIQSQQVDINKSITTDRVKNEVNQSYQSYTQALEKVKLLQTSIDQAGENNKILESKYKSNIASATDRADAETLLYQAQINLELAKADAGLAYYTLQKSTGKINK; encoded by the coding sequence ATGACAACTCAAAATAACAAAACCAATCACCTTAAGCTATTAAAGCAGGTGTTACGGCCCGTTTTTCGCGGCAGTATCGCCCTCATAGTTTTAAGCCTGCCTTTTGCTGTAAATGCACAAGACAGGACAATCACACTTGACGAGGCTATTAAACTTGGCCTCGAAAACAGCAAAACCTTAAAGCTATCAAACTCGAAGGTTGAACAGGCTGTTTCTGAATATAATCAGGCTAAAGATGAGGCCCTGCCAACAGGTAAAGTAAGCTACGGTTATAACCACGCCGAAATTCCGGCGAACAGGCTGGCTTTAGGTTCGGAAAGTTTTAACCTGCCTAATCGCGCTGATGCCTATCTGGGGATCCTTACTTTAAACCAAACCATATTTGCCGGTGGCAAATTGAAGTACGCCCGCCAATCAACCGACCTGCTTACACAGGTTGCCCGTTTGGATGTGGAGAATGATAAAGATCAGATCACTTATGACATCATCAGCTCATACTACAATTTATACAAAGTATTGCAAAGTAAAAAAGTAGTAGCACAAAATTTAACTACTGTTGATGCCCAGATTAAACAGGCTCAACGCTTTTTTGAGCAGGGGTTAGTTACCAAAAATGATGTACTGCGCTTTCAATTACAACGCTCAAACATTGAAGTTAACGGTGTTGACCTGGAAACTAACCGTCGTATCATTAACTATAACCTTAATGTGTTGTTAGGCTTACCCGAAGGTACACAGCTAAATATCGACCAGATCAACGAGGCCGACAGGCAGGTAGCGCCGCTGGCAGCTTACCTTGATACAGCAATGGCTGTACGCCCTGAATTTAAGCAATTCGCATTACGCAGCCGCGTTGCCGAAACCAATATCAAAAGCATTAAAGCTAATGAGCTGCCAACTTTAGGCGCTTCGGTTGCAGGCTACTACGTAGATGTTAGCTCCAACCCTATACCTAAAAGCGGTAATTTTATTACCCCGCTATCGGCCGGCTTAACGCTGTCATGGAACTTCGGCTCGTTGTGGACTAACAAGAATAAGGTAAAAGAAGCTCAGATTCAGAGCCAGCAGGTTGATATTAACAAAAGTATCACCACAGATCGTGTGAAAAACGAGGTTAACCAAAGCTACCAAAGCTACACCCAGGCACTTGAAAAGGTTAAACTTTTACAAACCTCTATTGATCAGGCTGGTGAAAACAACAAGATCCTCGAGTCAAAATACAAAAGCAATATCGCTTCAGCTACAGACAGGGCCGATGCCGAAACATTGCTTTACCAGGCACAGATCAACTTAGAATTGGCTAAAGCCGATGCTGGTCTGGCTTATTACACGCTACAAAAATCAACAGGAAAAATCAACAAATAA